Part of the Kamptonema formosum PCC 6407 genome, GGTGGGAGAGCTGGCAAAACAAGCTAGAAATTATGTTAGATTTAAGTTACAGCAGCCGAGTAGAGCAGAAGTTTTAATCAGACATTTAGAAAAGCGGATTGAAGACGGCGAGTTGCAGGTGCGGGTGCGGACAATAGAAAGCGATCGCGCTCTGAAGCGGATTAATATGGCTGTTAAAACTCTGATTTATGCCTGCTTGACTGGCTTTGTTTTTCTATCGGGTGCGGTGTTGCTAATTGGGGGATATCAAGGAGGTGCGATCGCAGCTTTTTCTCTGTCAGCCTTGGGTTCGTGGTTTTTGGTGCAATCTCTTTTCAATTTGTGGACGAGAGAAAAGCTAGATAGATTGACGGAAAAATAAATATTTTGCTAATGGCTAATGGCTAATGGCTAATGGCTAATTGCTAATTGCTAATGGCTAATTGCTAATTGCTAATTGCCGATTGATTTTAGGTAAGCATTGAGTTTTGGAGACAATTCATCAATGACTGAGTTAAGGCGTTTTATTTGTTCATTTGTTAAAAGATTCCGTGTGTAGGCACGTCTTAACCAGTTGATTGTTTCATACAGAGAACCTCTAGCAATCTTTATGAAACGCCGATTATCTTGGAAGTTATATCGACCCTCGCCTTCTGCAATATTAGCCGCGATGCTATCTGCTGAACGGACTATTTGTTTACCAAGTGTATCTTTAGCGAAGTTATCCCATCCTTCAACAATGTGCCAAATCTCATCTGCTAATTTTTCAGACAATTGATAAACTTCCAATTTCTCAAAATTAGGCCGTCCCATCCCAACTCCTTTGATTACTGATTACATTAGCAATTAGCAATTAGCAATTAGCAATTAGCAATTAACTGTTAACCCGTCCTATTGGCGAGGTTAGCGACGACGGCGGCTAATTCAGCGGGTTCGATCGGTTTGGGTAAGTGGATCTGAAAACCGGACAAAAGCGATCGCGTCCGATCCTCAGCTCTAGCATAAGCTGTGAGTGCTGCTGCGGGAATTTGCCCCCCTTCCTGTGGTGAAAGCGATCGCACTTGGCGGATCAAAGCATAGCCGTCCTCTTCTGGCATTCCGATGTCACTGAGCAAAATATCAGGTTTCAAACTTTTAAGGGTCGCGATCGCCTCAACTGCCGAGCCCACTGCCACAACTTCCGCGCCGCACTCCTCAAGCACAGC contains:
- a CDS encoding four helix bundle protein, with the translated sequence MGRPNFEKLEVYQLSEKLADEIWHIVEGWDNFAKDTLGKQIVRSADSIAANIAEGEGRYNFQDNRRFIKIARGSLYETINWLRRAYTRNLLTNEQIKRLNSVIDELSPKLNAYLKSIGN